Sequence from the Geothermobacter hydrogeniphilus genome:
GCGAAGACTGAAACCACAGGTGTAGCGGCAGCTACATCGAGGATTGAAGGCTGAGCGTAACGCAGCAGATGTGCGCGTATCGGCCGCCCCCAGCACTACCGTTGAAGGAAACGGGGTGCCCAGGGGAGCCTGACCAAAGGACGGGGCCTTAAGCGCTCCCCCCAACACCACCGTTTCGAGGCGGTCGAGACGTGTGCAGATGCAAGGCGTCTCGCGGGCCGAGGAATGAGGCGTAGCGGCAGCTACGTCGGAATGACGAGGCACGCGAGCAACGCCGCAGATGCGCGCGTATCGGCCGCCCTACTTAATTGGAACCACCAGGATGGGGCGTGTCGACTTCCTCAACACCTTCTCCGCGACACTGCCGAGAAAGGTATGTGACACCAGACCCTTGCCGTGCGTGCCGCAGATGATCAGATCGGGGTCGAGCCGGTCGGCGACCGAGAGGATGGTCGCCGCCGGTCGTCCGTAATGGACCTCGATACCGGCGATCCGCTGCAGATCCTCGGGATGATCCTGCAACTCGTCAGCGGCGAATTTCTCCAGCCGCTGGCGGATGGTCTCGATCAGCGTTTCGCGATTGGTCTGCTCCAGCTTCACGAAGACCTCCTCCCCCATCACCGCCGCGACATAGCTCTCCATCGCCGGATCCATGGCCGGCATGACGTGCAGGATATGGATGACGGCATCGTAGCGGCGCGCCAGGCTCACGGCATGGCGAAAAGCGTGGGCCGAGTTGTCCGACAGGTCAGTCGCATACAGCAGGGTGTGATAACCGGGAATCATCAGACTCTCCTTTCAGGCCACGACCGCAGACCGCCGCTGACGCAATTTCTGCCAGGCGATGACCAGGCCGAGGACGATCAATCCGGGAATATAGGCGATGTAGTGGTTTTCGATACCGAACAGCTCACCGAAAAAGTCAGGCCGGAACATCATCGCCGCGACCAGCAGCAGCAGCGGCACATCCCACCAGCGATTGCGCCAGGCGAACCAGCCCTGGGTCGCACCGGCAAAAGCGAAGGCTCCCAGGCAGGTCATGATGAAAATCAGGATCGCCAGCCCCCAGCTGTTGATGTTCCACAGCAGCAGATCATGATTGAAAATGAACATGAACGGCAGGATCGCGGTACGGATATCGTACATAAAACCCTGCAACCCGGTCGGAATCGGTTCTGAATGGGCGATGGCGCTCGCGGCGTAGGCCGCCAGCCCGACCGGGGGGGTATCGTCCGCCAGAATACCGAAATAGAAGCAGAACAGGTGCGCCGCGATCAACGGCACGAAAAACCCCTGGTCGGCGGCAATGGTGACAA
This genomic interval carries:
- a CDS encoding universal stress protein; translated protein: MIPGYHTLLYATDLSDNSAHAFRHAVSLARRYDAVIHILHVMPAMDPAMESYVAAVMGEEVFVKLEQTNRETLIETIRQRLEKFAADELQDHPEDLQRIAGIEVHYGRPAATILSVADRLDPDLIICGTHGKGLVSHTFLGSVAEKVLRKSTRPILVVPIK